In a genomic window of Pseudomonas sp. TH06:
- a CDS encoding ABC transporter permease: MTSHSKDLPAPLTTPRRQPPIFNPTWQRRFKGLALPALIIIALEIIVRIGWLPSYQMPAPSEIALTLTDLAEGALWKHIGASLIRVLLGFAIGASLALVFAAWVGLSREAEAYLEPTFAALRSIPSLAWVPLLLLWLGIDETSKIVLIAIGAFFPVYVNVVAAIRNIDRKLVEVGHIYGFSRLQLVRRILLPAALPGLFTGLRSGMSLAWMFLVAAELIAATKGLGYLLSDGRETSRPDIVLAAIIVLALLGKLSDGLLAALERRWLRWRDTFTGQAARE; encoded by the coding sequence ATGACCAGTCACAGCAAAGACCTGCCCGCGCCACTCACAACGCCGCGTCGGCAACCACCCATTTTTAACCCGACATGGCAGCGCCGATTCAAAGGCCTCGCCCTGCCGGCGCTGATCATCATCGCGCTGGAAATCATCGTGCGTATCGGCTGGTTGCCGTCCTATCAAATGCCGGCGCCGAGCGAGATCGCCCTGACCCTCACTGATCTTGCCGAAGGCGCGCTGTGGAAACACATCGGTGCCAGTCTGATTCGCGTGCTGCTGGGCTTTGCCATCGGTGCCAGTCTGGCGCTGGTGTTCGCCGCATGGGTGGGATTGAGCCGTGAAGCCGAGGCGTATCTGGAGCCGACCTTCGCCGCGCTGCGCTCGATTCCGAGCCTGGCGTGGGTGCCGCTGTTGCTGCTGTGGCTGGGCATCGACGAGACCTCGAAAATCGTTTTGATCGCCATCGGCGCGTTCTTTCCGGTGTACGTCAACGTGGTCGCGGCGATTCGCAACATCGACCGCAAACTGGTCGAGGTCGGCCATATCTACGGCTTCAGCCGCCTGCAACTGGTGCGGCGGATTCTCCTGCCCGCCGCCCTGCCCGGGCTGTTCACGGGACTGCGCAGCGGCATGAGCCTGGCATGGATGTTTCTCGTCGCCGCCGAACTGATCGCCGCGACCAAAGGCCTCGGCTACCTGCTCAGTGACGGCCGGGAAACATCGCGCCCGGACATCGTACTGGCCGCGATTATCGTGCTCGCCCTGCTCGGCAAACTCAGCGACGGCTTGCTCGCCGCGCTGGAACGTCGCTGGCTGAGATGGCGCGACACGTTCACCGGTCAGGCCGCCAGGGAGTGA
- a CDS encoding SOS response-associated peptidase family protein — protein sequence MCGRLSQYHGIHDFVAVLSIPDALINHVGDAPLARYNAAPTTTLAVLHQHEQRIYADNLRWGWRPHWAKDRAAPINARVEKVAHGPFFRAIWRQRLIVPIDNWFEWVDTQDKSRQPWLIRRADHGPVFCAAIGQFPTPGTDPRDDDGFVIITADSAGGMLDIHDRRPVVLCAELAREWLDPATPVERAEQMLLFEGEAAETFEWHKVDKAVGNARNQGAGLIAEVV from the coding sequence ATGTGCGGAAGACTCTCGCAGTACCATGGCATTCACGACTTTGTCGCGGTGCTGAGCATTCCCGATGCGCTGATCAATCACGTCGGCGATGCACCGCTGGCGCGTTATAACGCCGCGCCGACCACCACACTGGCGGTTCTCCACCAGCACGAGCAACGTATCTATGCCGACAATTTGCGCTGGGGCTGGCGCCCGCACTGGGCCAAGGATCGCGCTGCGCCAATCAATGCCCGGGTAGAGAAAGTTGCCCACGGGCCATTCTTCCGGGCGATCTGGCGTCAGCGCTTGATCGTCCCCATCGACAACTGGTTCGAGTGGGTTGATACACAGGATAAAAGCCGACAACCGTGGCTGATCCGTCGGGCGGATCATGGGCCGGTTTTCTGCGCCGCCATCGGGCAATTTCCCACACCCGGCACAGACCCTCGCGACGACGATGGTTTCGTGATCATCACCGCCGACAGTGCGGGCGGCATGCTCGACATTCATGATCGTCGCCCCGTGGTGCTGTGTGCAGAGTTGGCGCGCGAATGGCTCGATCCTGCAACACCCGTGGAGCGCGCCGAGCAAATGCTGCTGTTCGAGGGTGAGGCCGCAGAGACGTTCGAGTGGCACAAGGTCGACAAAGCCGTGGGCAATGCGCGCAACCAAGGCGCCGGCCTCATTGCCGAAGTCGTCTAA
- a CDS encoding AzlD domain-containing protein, whose product MMVWAVIVGMGLLVFLNRYVFLEPRLPVRLSSNARQFLGFAVPGMLTAICGPIVFMPEKQLNLQWDNPYLLSSLVAIGLVIYTRSTLLSMLLSMGFFFLLRWWL is encoded by the coding sequence ATGATGGTTTGGGCGGTGATTGTCGGGATGGGGTTGCTGGTGTTCCTCAACCGCTATGTGTTTCTTGAGCCGCGTTTGCCGGTGCGTCTGAGCAGTAACGCACGGCAGTTTCTCGGTTTCGCGGTGCCGGGCATGTTGACGGCAATCTGTGGGCCGATTGTATTCATGCCGGAGAAACAGCTGAATCTGCAGTGGGATAACCCGTATTTGCTTAGTTCGCTGGTGGCGATCGGACTGGTGATCTATACGCGCAGTACGCTACTGAGCATGTTATTGAGCATGGGTTTTTTCTTTTTGCTGCGTTGGTGGTTGTAA
- a CDS encoding AzlC family ABC transporter permease, with translation MSDSLMPRSAFLRGAAAIMPLSLATAPWGLLAGSMAIEANLTPLQGQGLSSIVFAGAAQLVAIGMLKGGAGIFSILLTTLLLTSQHLLYGMSMRSVISPLPGRWRIGLGFLLTDELFALTSQHDRQQFNRWYALGVGLTFYIAWNLFTFAGIVLGSSIPGLEHLGLDFSIAATFIALITPVVRNVPTVVCVAVSLFCSVLFSYWQWGSALVLSGLAGMTAGFICNKLYRGRT, from the coding sequence ATGTCTGACTCACTTATGCCGCGCAGTGCGTTTCTTCGCGGCGCTGCGGCGATCATGCCGCTGTCTCTGGCGACCGCGCCGTGGGGGCTGCTCGCCGGCTCCATGGCGATTGAAGCCAACCTCACGCCACTGCAAGGGCAGGGCTTGTCGAGCATTGTGTTCGCCGGCGCCGCCCAGTTGGTGGCAATCGGCATGCTCAAGGGCGGTGCCGGGATCTTCTCGATTCTGCTGACCACGCTGCTGCTGACCTCGCAACATCTGTTGTACGGCATGAGCATGCGCTCGGTGATTTCTCCGCTGCCGGGGCGTTGGCGAATCGGCCTGGGCTTTTTGCTCACCGACGAATTGTTCGCCCTGACCAGCCAGCATGACCGGCAGCAGTTCAATCGCTGGTATGCCTTGGGTGTCGGCCTGACGTTCTACATCGCGTGGAACCTGTTTACCTTCGCCGGAATTGTCCTGGGCAGCAGCATTCCAGGCCTTGAGCACCTGGGCCTGGACTTTTCGATTGCCGCGACCTTCATTGCCCTGATCACACCGGTGGTGCGCAACGTGCCGACCGTGGTCTGCGTGGCGGTGTCGCTGTTCTGTTCGGTGTTGTTCAGTTATTGGCAATGGGGCTCGGCGCTCGTCCTGTCGGGACTGGCCGGGATGACCGCAGGGTTTATCTGCAACAAGCTGTATCGGGGGCGCACATGA
- a CDS encoding DUF2784 domain-containing protein, translated as MLYRIAADGLVLFHLLFILFVLFGGLLVLKWPRLMWLQLPAAAWGFAVEVLHLICPLTYWENLMRHAAGQTEYAGGFIEHYIWPIIYPAGLTPGIQMVLGSVVLAVNLLVYGRLIRSWKQRRASRIAL; from the coding sequence ATGCTGTACCGAATCGCAGCCGACGGGCTGGTGCTGTTTCATTTGCTGTTCATTCTGTTCGTGCTGTTCGGCGGGCTGCTGGTCCTCAAGTGGCCACGGTTGATGTGGCTGCAGCTGCCGGCCGCCGCGTGGGGCTTTGCGGTCGAGGTGTTGCACCTGATCTGTCCGCTGACCTACTGGGAAAACCTGATGCGCCACGCCGCCGGGCAAACCGAATACGCCGGCGGCTTCATCGAGCATTACATCTGGCCGATCATTTACCCGGCGGGGCTGACCCCGGGGATTCAAATGGTGCTGGGCAGCGTGGTTCTGGCAGTCAACCTGCTGGTGTACGGGCGCCTGATTCGTTCGTGGAAACAGCGCCGCGCCAGCCGCATCGCGCTTTAA
- a CDS encoding DUF3087 domain-containing protein, with translation MFEIQPMDAATFRQQTRRSTVIIAVLFLVLAMLFSTAAVALFGEPGGDNLRFNVGGVFVAFLLTAALLRGRFWNQTWMAPAVYSWRLKRSLMSVTNVMHQVTAAVEKNDPTAMKVLRFYHLGLTQMHELDGNSSDHAQLHREVEAHKERMQALGLDIDQPRLDPAWLQALKPASR, from the coding sequence ATGTTCGAGATTCAGCCGATGGACGCCGCCACTTTTCGCCAGCAGACCCGGCGCAGCACAGTGATCATCGCGGTGCTGTTTCTGGTGCTGGCGATGTTGTTTTCCACGGCGGCAGTCGCGCTGTTCGGCGAACCCGGGGGCGATAACCTGCGCTTCAATGTCGGCGGCGTGTTTGTCGCGTTCCTGTTGACTGCGGCGCTGTTGCGCGGGCGCTTCTGGAACCAGACGTGGATGGCGCCGGCGGTGTATAGCTGGCGGCTCAAACGCAGCCTGATGAGCGTCACCAATGTGATGCACCAGGTGACGGCAGCGGTCGAGAAGAATGATCCGACGGCAATGAAGGTGTTGCGTTTCTATCACCTGGGGCTGACGCAAATGCATGAACTGGACGGTAACTCCAGCGATCATGCGCAACTGCACCGGGAAGTCGAAGCCCATAAAGAGCGGATGCAGGCGCTGGGGCTCGACATCGATCAGCCACGCCTTGATCCGGCGTGGCTGCAAGCCTTGAAACCCGCGTCGCGTTAA
- the ppnN gene encoding nucleotide 5'-monophosphate nucleosidase PpnN produces MTQRHVINASVSPKGSLETLSQREVQQLSEAGSGSTYTLFRQCALAILNTGAHVDNAKTILEAYKDFEIRIHQQDRGVRLELLNAPADAFVDGEMIASTREMLFSALRDIVYTENELDSQRIDLSTSQGISDYVFHLLRNARTLRPGVEPKIVVCWGGHSINTEEYKYTKKVGHELGLRSLDICTGCGPGVMKGPMKGATIAHAKQRIHGGRYLGLTEPGIIAAEAPNPIVNELVILPDIEKRLEAFVRVGHGIIIFPGGAGTAEEFLYLLGILMHPDNEGLPFPVILTGPKHAAPYLEQLDAFVIATLGEAAKQHYEIIIDDPAEVARQMTQGLKAVKQFRRERNDAFHFNWLLKIDEGFQRPFDPTHENMANLKLHRDQPPHELAANLRRAFSGIVAGNVKDKGIRLIEEHGPYQIRGDAAIMQPLDALLKAFVAQHRMKLPGGAAYVPCYRVVA; encoded by the coding sequence ATGACCCAACGACACGTAATCAATGCCTCGGTCAGCCCGAAAGGCAGCCTGGAAACCCTTTCTCAACGTGAAGTTCAGCAACTGAGCGAAGCCGGATCCGGCAGCACCTATACCCTCTTCCGCCAGTGCGCCCTGGCCATCCTCAATACCGGCGCGCATGTCGACAACGCCAAGACCATCCTTGAAGCCTACAAAGATTTCGAAATCCGCATTCACCAACAGGATCGCGGTGTACGCCTGGAGCTGCTGAACGCTCCGGCCGATGCTTTCGTCGACGGCGAAATGATCGCCAGCACCCGCGAAATGCTTTTCAGCGCCCTGCGCGACATCGTCTACACCGAGAACGAACTCGACAGCCAACGCATCGACCTGAGCACCTCGCAAGGCATCAGCGACTACGTTTTCCATCTGCTGCGCAACGCACGCACCTTGCGCCCGGGCGTCGAGCCGAAAATCGTCGTGTGCTGGGGCGGTCATTCGATCAACACCGAAGAATACAAATACACCAAGAAAGTCGGTCACGAACTGGGCCTGCGCAGCCTCGACATCTGCACCGGCTGCGGTCCCGGTGTGATGAAGGGCCCGATGAAGGGCGCGACCATCGCTCACGCCAAACAACGCATTCACGGCGGCCGCTACCTCGGCCTGACCGAGCCGGGCATCATCGCCGCCGAAGCGCCGAACCCGATCGTCAACGAACTGGTGATCCTGCCGGACATCGAAAAACGTCTGGAAGCGTTCGTGCGGGTTGGCCACGGCATCATCATCTTCCCGGGCGGCGCCGGTACCGCTGAAGAATTCCTCTACTTGCTGGGCATCCTGATGCATCCGGACAACGAGGGCTTGCCGTTCCCGGTGATCCTGACCGGGCCGAAACATGCCGCGCCGTATCTGGAGCAGCTCGACGCGTTCGTCATCGCGACTCTCGGTGAAGCCGCCAAACAGCACTACGAAATCATCATCGACGACCCGGCCGAAGTGGCGCGTCAGATGACTCAGGGCCTGAAAGCGGTGAAGCAGTTCCGCCGCGAACGCAACGACGCGTTCCACTTCAACTGGTTGCTGAAGATCGACGAAGGCTTCCAGCGTCCGTTCGATCCGACCCACGAAAACATGGCCAACCTCAAGTTGCACCGCGACCAGCCACCGCACGAACTGGCGGCCAACCTGCGTCGGGCGTTCTCGGGGATCGTTGCGGGTAACGTCAAGGACAAGGGCATCCGCCTGATCGAGGAGCACGGGCCGTACCAGATCCGCGGTGACGCGGCGATCATGCAACCGCTGGACGCACTGCTCAAAGCCTTCGTCGCCCAACACCGGATGAAACTGCCGGGCGGCGCGGCGTATGTGCCGTGCTATCGAGTGGTGGCGTAA
- a CDS encoding FAD/NAD(P)-binding protein: MREQIHTESFVSSRFADILIIGGGLSGTMLATQLLRLPVQRTILIIEPRAELGRGEAYSAVELGHTLNGNAARMSVDPDNPDDLTQWLTEHIAAGGWPESAEQNVPISELFPPRGLFGVYVQQRLAEARKVGEQYGSTVEHICAEVVDLQTEADSVQITLSDGEALRGAYAVLATGMFPAARTPQKESSGLNAAALDPWDVAAMRQLDPLSTVLIIGSGLTMVDAVVSLEQAGHRGPIEVFSRHGLLPHVRRQPPAWVDFLAENHNIRSPRKLLRELRRHCRDAIAQGIDWQAPLDTVRMHIGRLWSQATDVQRRQFVRHVRPWWESHHHRSPPLSAQLVERLSAEGRLRIHAASFKGVEPRVEGGVSIRIRRRGETETCLMQGAALINSSGIEYDWRRVARPLPQQLLARGLVRPGPLALGIAAAIDGAVLNENGQVANRLFAMGPPLRGMWWESTAVTDVALQAKALAARLVGTSEN; the protein is encoded by the coding sequence ATGCGTGAGCAGATCCACACGGAGTCATTTGTTTCTTCCCGTTTTGCAGACATCCTGATCATCGGTGGTGGCCTCAGTGGCACGATGCTCGCGACGCAATTGTTGCGTCTGCCCGTTCAGCGCACGATTCTGATTATTGAACCGCGCGCCGAACTTGGCCGAGGCGAAGCCTACAGCGCTGTCGAATTGGGCCACACGCTCAACGGCAATGCCGCACGCATGAGCGTTGATCCGGATAACCCGGATGATCTGACGCAATGGCTGACCGAACATATTGCCGCCGGAGGCTGGCCGGAGTCTGCCGAGCAGAATGTGCCGATCAGTGAGTTGTTCCCACCGCGTGGACTGTTTGGTGTCTATGTGCAGCAGCGTTTGGCTGAAGCACGAAAGGTCGGCGAGCAATACGGTTCGACCGTCGAACATATCTGCGCAGAAGTCGTCGACCTGCAAACTGAAGCTGATTCGGTGCAGATCACTTTGAGCGATGGCGAGGCATTGCGGGGCGCCTACGCGGTACTCGCTACAGGCATGTTCCCCGCTGCGCGTACGCCACAGAAAGAGTCCAGCGGCCTGAATGCCGCCGCACTCGATCCATGGGATGTCGCGGCCATGCGCCAGCTCGATCCGCTATCGACCGTGCTGATCATCGGTTCCGGCCTGACCATGGTCGATGCCGTGGTGTCGCTGGAACAGGCCGGGCATCGCGGGCCTATTGAAGTGTTCTCCCGTCACGGTTTGCTGCCCCATGTGCGGCGGCAACCGCCAGCCTGGGTGGATTTCCTCGCTGAAAATCACAACATTCGCTCGCCGCGAAAGTTGTTGCGCGAACTGCGCCGGCATTGCCGTGACGCCATCGCCCAAGGCATCGATTGGCAGGCGCCGCTGGACACGGTTCGGATGCACATCGGCCGATTGTGGAGTCAGGCAACTGACGTGCAGCGTCGACAATTCGTACGTCATGTGCGGCCGTGGTGGGAAAGCCATCATCATCGTTCGCCGCCGCTGAGTGCGCAGTTGGTCGAGCGTTTATCTGCAGAGGGACGGCTGCGGATTCACGCGGCTTCTTTTAAAGGGGTTGAGCCGCGCGTGGAGGGCGGGGTGAGTATCCGCATTCGTCGCCGGGGTGAAACCGAAACTTGCTTGATGCAGGGAGCGGCATTGATCAATTCCAGCGGGATCGAATACGACTGGCGGCGTGTTGCCAGGCCATTGCCTCAGCAGTTGCTGGCCCGTGGATTGGTGCGGCCGGGGCCGTTGGCGTTGGGGATTGCGGCTGCGATTGACGGTGCGGTGCTGAACGAAAACGGGCAGGTCGCAAATCGGTTATTCGCCATGGGGCCGCCGCTGCGCGGGATGTGGTGGGAGAGTACGGCGGTGACGGATGTGGCGTTGCAGGCCAAGGCACTGGCGGCGCGGTTGGTGGGGACGTCGGAAAATTGA
- a CDS encoding XRE family transcriptional regulator, with amino-acid sequence MHKDSHQRASVLQHVSLNVRRLRHAADMSQTALAEKSGVSRRMLVAIEAGEKNVSLTTLDRVAEALDVAFSDLIQAPDARDPSRINEVAWAGKIPGSKAVLLSKATATREVEQWEWCLQPGEVYPSQPDADGWSEQIYVFEGCLTLMLGDQPQHIGTGEFFMFASNQPHAYRNDGDVAARFVRNVVI; translated from the coding sequence GTGCACAAAGATTCCCACCAACGAGCCTCCGTTCTGCAACACGTCAGCCTGAATGTCCGGCGGCTGCGTCATGCCGCCGACATGAGCCAGACCGCGCTGGCGGAAAAGTCCGGAGTCAGTCGACGCATGCTGGTGGCGATCGAGGCTGGCGAAAAGAACGTCAGCCTGACCACCCTCGACCGCGTTGCCGAAGCCCTCGACGTTGCTTTCAGCGATTTGATCCAGGCGCCCGATGCCCGCGATCCGAGCCGTATCAATGAAGTGGCATGGGCCGGGAAGATCCCCGGCAGCAAAGCAGTGTTGTTGTCCAAAGCCACCGCCACCCGCGAAGTCGAGCAGTGGGAATGGTGCCTGCAACCGGGCGAGGTCTATCCCTCCCAGCCGGATGCCGACGGCTGGAGCGAGCAGATCTATGTGTTCGAAGGTTGCTTGACGTTAATGCTCGGCGATCAGCCGCAGCACATCGGCACCGGTGAGTTTTTCATGTTTGCCAGCAACCAGCCGCATGCCTATCGCAATGATGGCGACGTGGCGGCGCGATTTGTACGAAATGTGGTGATCTAG
- a CDS encoding DMT family transporter: protein MTSVNSPQTPLRFNRFSKAECVLVLITMVWGGTFLLVQHAMTVSGPMFFVGLRFAAAACIVALFSWRHLRELTLFELKAGAFIGVAIMLGYGLQTVGLQTIPSSQSAFITALYVPFVPLLQWLVLGRRPGLMPSIGIMLAFSGLMLLSGPSGASLNFSPGEIATLISAIAIAAEIILISTYAGQVDVRRVTVVQLATTSVLSFLLVVPTGEVLPDFSLTLLVTALGLGAASAAIQVAMNWAQKSVSPTRATLIYAGEPVWAGIVGRIAGERLPAIALVGAGLIVAAVIVSELKTKGKSEVSETELEQETQG, encoded by the coding sequence ATGACGTCCGTGAACAGCCCCCAAACACCGCTTCGCTTCAACCGCTTCAGCAAGGCCGAGTGCGTGCTGGTGCTGATCACCATGGTCTGGGGCGGCACTTTTTTGCTGGTTCAACACGCGATGACCGTCAGCGGCCCGATGTTCTTCGTCGGCCTGCGCTTTGCCGCTGCTGCGTGCATCGTTGCGCTGTTCTCGTGGCGTCATCTGCGTGAACTGACCTTGTTCGAACTCAAGGCCGGTGCCTTTATCGGCGTGGCAATCATGCTCGGTTACGGCTTGCAGACGGTCGGGTTGCAAACTATTCCGAGCAGTCAGTCGGCATTCATCACCGCGTTGTATGTGCCGTTCGTGCCATTGCTGCAATGGCTGGTGCTCGGGCGGCGTCCAGGATTGATGCCGAGCATCGGCATCATGCTGGCGTTTAGCGGGTTGATGTTGCTGTCCGGGCCGTCCGGGGCTTCGCTGAACTTCAGTCCCGGGGAGATTGCCACGCTGATCAGCGCCATCGCGATTGCTGCCGAGATCATTCTGATCAGCACCTACGCCGGCCAGGTCGATGTGCGCCGGGTGACCGTGGTGCAGCTGGCAACGACCTCGGTGTTGTCATTTCTGCTGGTGGTGCCAACGGGTGAGGTGCTTCCGGACTTCTCCTTGACCCTGCTGGTGACGGCTTTGGGCCTGGGCGCGGCGAGTGCGGCGATTCAGGTGGCGATGAACTGGGCGCAGAAGAGCGTTTCGCCGACCCGGGCCACGTTGATCTATGCCGGTGAGCCGGTGTGGGCCGGGATTGTCGGGCGGATCGCCGGGGAACGACTGCCGGCGATTGCGTTGGTGGGGGCCGGGTTGATTGTGGCGGCGGTGATTGTCAGTGAGCTGAAGACCAAGGGCAAATCTGAAGTCTCCGAGACAGAATTGGAGCAAGAGACTCAAGGTTGA